In Halobaculum limi, one DNA window encodes the following:
- a CDS encoding dolichol kinase gives MGELKRRAVHVSGTGFPAIYLLGLVTWRELQLLLVAATVGVFVLEFLRLVVEIDWGPLNRVYDELTREYESDNVAGYALFMVGATAAALAFAPPFGPAVVAVEPPLAVPAILMLSIGDPVSGILGSNDATTAKEVGVLAVMFLVCFALAVPFTTLHLGTVVGVVAAAAGALGATIADGVKPVVRGYVIDDNLTIPPAAGAAMTVVAVLAA, from the coding sequence ATGGGGGAACTGAAGCGACGGGCGGTCCACGTCTCTGGGACGGGGTTTCCCGCCATCTACCTGCTCGGCCTCGTGACGTGGCGAGAACTGCAACTGCTCCTCGTCGCCGCGACGGTCGGCGTGTTCGTGTTGGAGTTCCTCCGCCTCGTCGTCGAGATCGACTGGGGCCCGCTGAACCGCGTGTACGACGAACTCACTCGTGAGTACGAAAGCGACAACGTCGCGGGCTACGCCCTGTTCATGGTCGGCGCGACGGCGGCGGCGCTGGCGTTCGCGCCGCCGTTCGGTCCCGCAGTCGTCGCCGTCGAACCGCCGTTGGCGGTACCCGCGATCCTGATGCTGTCTATCGGTGACCCCGTCTCGGGCATCCTCGGAAGCAACGACGCGACGACGGCGAAGGAGGTGGGCGTCCTCGCGGTGATGTTCCTCGTGTGTTTCGCGCTCGCCGTGCCGTTCACGACGCTGCATCTGGGTACAGTCGTCGGCGTCGTCGCCGCCGCCGCGGGCGCACTCGGCGCAACTATCGCCGACGGCGTGAAGCCGGTCGTCCGTGGCTACGTCATCGACGACAACCTCACGATTCCGCCCGCGGCGGGCGCGGCGATGACC
- a CDS encoding CBS domain-containing protein, translating to MNVADAMTPRADLITVSLPGSRDDVLTYLQEYRFSSVPVVKGEDDDEVYRGLVSRDDLIEKPDEDQLALLMHETPTVTPETNLRDAAQVMLTGNRRIPVVENHNDDRLAGIITVTDIVDAIAREDVDTDATCSDIAGTDINTVYTGTPLTVAERELFFANVPYAIALDDDGDMAGMLTEVDILDVARVVEGEDETGDSIAGQDDEWKWEGIKGVGSSYVPTRNVEIPVEPVAQFMTEDLITVSRRRSVVEAAQSMISKDIEQIPLLAGGELVGIVRDVHLLEAL from the coding sequence ATGAACGTAGCCGACGCGATGACGCCACGAGCGGACCTAATTACGGTCTCGCTCCCAGGCAGCCGCGACGACGTCCTCACGTACCTCCAAGAGTACCGCTTCTCATCGGTTCCCGTCGTGAAAGGCGAGGACGACGACGAGGTGTACCGCGGCCTCGTCTCACGTGACGACCTCATCGAAAAGCCCGACGAAGACCAACTCGCGCTGTTGATGCACGAGACGCCGACGGTCACGCCGGAGACGAACCTCCGAGACGCCGCACAGGTGATGCTCACTGGTAACCGGCGGATTCCGGTCGTCGAGAACCACAACGACGACCGACTCGCGGGCATCATCACTGTCACTGATATCGTCGACGCCATCGCCCGCGAAGACGTCGACACCGACGCGACCTGCAGCGACATCGCCGGCACGGACATCAACACCGTCTACACGGGCACGCCGCTGACCGTCGCCGAACGCGAACTGTTCTTCGCGAACGTCCCGTACGCAATCGCACTCGACGACGACGGCGATATGGCGGGGATGCTCACCGAAGTCGACATCCTCGACGTCGCCCGCGTCGTCGAGGGCGAAGACGAGACTGGCGACTCCATCGCCGGGCAGGACGACGAGTGGAAGTGGGAGGGCATCAAAGGAGTCGGCAGTTCCTACGTCCCCACCCGAAACGTGGAGATTCCCGTCGAACCCGTCGCGCAGTTCATGACCGAGGACCTGATCACCGTCTCGCGTCGCCGCAGCGTCGTGGAGGCCGCCCAGAGTATGATCAGCAAGGACATCGAGCAGATTCCGCTGCTGGCGGGCGGCGAACTCGTCGGCATCGTGCGCGACGTGCACCTGCTGGAGGCGCTGTAG
- a CDS encoding DUF7556 family protein, with translation MTTRHTGCEPGEVMASVDESSAEFVIADLGRDDAWISVGERDAPVLDNWC, from the coding sequence ATGACAACGAGGCACACGGGGTGCGAGCCCGGTGAGGTGATGGCGTCGGTCGACGAGAGTTCCGCGGAGTTCGTCATCGCCGACCTCGGCCGAGACGACGCGTGGATTTCGGTCGGCGAGCGGGACGCTCCGGTGCTCGATAACTGGTGCTGA
- a CDS encoding methyl-accepting chemotaxis protein gives MSLLGRLRAWVTGERADTTIADGGVTVQSNGDPAPAPEQSAETAEEDELNVDDDLLLDGIGSPVFMIDADGEIIAWNSAIEELTGASADEAIGHEHASEMFYPDGRRAQTLADKVLQYPNAVHEEFGVTLEDESSWLYSDTSVMTDQYGDDRDIYFTAMPLYQEGELVAVVETVQDRSEQVRRQEAVESLVDELGSTMGALMGGDLSARAEFTDEDDCIDDRLLSVVDDLNEMADAFQETAAGVDEGTARLEGSVEEAVDAAEEIAENVGEQNELLTEGVSEMQTFSASMEEVAATAEEVDSAAEQAREAATEGLDASEDAREATEEVTEIGEELVDSVTNLGGRMDDIEAVVEVISDVAEQTNLLALNANIEAARAGKDGDGFAVVAEEVKTLADETRQHTEEITSNIEELQNQTDSTVVAAEESHEQIDHAADQIDDVLEAFEDIAASIDQAADGITEVSRATDDQAATVEQLTATIEEVRERSEETETAADRIVAATDDQSEAITDLSVRVADLRGENAESAGFRTDGGRSMAPTDDTEFRTDGGITIDADPTDGDDADDSDDEGGVTIEPAAEPEVGAEAEAESVDETATEDAADDEAGDDYGGFEFGN, from the coding sequence ATGTCACTACTGGGGCGACTCCGCGCGTGGGTCACCGGAGAACGTGCTGATACCACCATTGCTGACGGCGGGGTCACCGTCCAGTCGAACGGCGACCCCGCGCCGGCCCCCGAGCAGTCGGCCGAGACCGCGGAGGAAGACGAACTGAACGTCGACGACGACCTGTTGCTCGACGGCATCGGGTCGCCGGTGTTTATGATCGACGCTGACGGCGAAATCATCGCGTGGAACTCCGCCATTGAAGAGTTGACCGGTGCGTCCGCAGACGAGGCAATCGGGCACGAACACGCGAGCGAGATGTTCTACCCCGACGGTCGGCGGGCGCAGACGCTCGCGGACAAGGTGCTCCAGTACCCGAACGCCGTCCACGAGGAGTTCGGCGTGACGTTGGAAGACGAGTCGAGTTGGCTCTACTCCGATACGAGCGTCATGACGGACCAGTACGGCGACGACCGCGATATCTACTTCACGGCGATGCCGCTGTACCAAGAGGGCGAACTGGTCGCCGTCGTCGAGACCGTTCAGGACCGCAGCGAACAGGTCCGCCGACAGGAAGCCGTCGAGAGCCTCGTGGACGAACTCGGCTCGACGATGGGTGCACTGATGGGCGGCGACCTCTCGGCACGTGCGGAGTTCACCGACGAGGACGACTGTATCGACGACCGCCTGCTGTCGGTCGTCGACGACCTCAACGAGATGGCCGACGCGTTCCAAGAGACGGCCGCCGGCGTCGATGAAGGGACCGCCCGACTGGAAGGCTCCGTCGAGGAGGCCGTCGACGCCGCCGAGGAGATTGCCGAGAACGTCGGCGAACAGAACGAACTGCTCACCGAGGGTGTCTCGGAGATGCAGACGTTCTCCGCGTCGATGGAGGAGGTCGCCGCGACCGCCGAAGAAGTCGACAGCGCGGCCGAACAGGCACGTGAGGCCGCGACCGAAGGACTCGACGCCAGCGAGGACGCTCGCGAGGCGACCGAGGAGGTCACCGAAATTGGCGAGGAACTCGTCGATTCGGTCACGAACCTCGGCGGCCGGATGGACGACATCGAGGCAGTCGTCGAGGTCATCTCCGACGTCGCAGAGCAGACGAACCTGCTGGCGCTCAACGCCAACATCGAGGCCGCCCGCGCGGGCAAAGACGGCGACGGCTTCGCCGTCGTCGCAGAGGAGGTGAAGACGCTCGCAGACGAGACTCGCCAGCACACCGAAGAGATCACGAGCAACATCGAAGAACTCCAGAATCAGACCGACTCGACGGTCGTCGCCGCCGAAGAGAGTCACGAACAGATCGACCACGCCGCCGACCAGATCGACGACGTGCTTGAGGCGTTCGAGGACATCGCCGCCTCCATCGACCAGGCGGCAGACGGCATCACCGAAGTCTCGCGTGCGACCGACGACCAGGCGGCGACCGTCGAGCAACTCACTGCGACCATCGAGGAGGTTCGCGAACGCTCCGAGGAGACCGAGACGGCCGCCGACCGCATCGTCGCTGCGACCGACGACCAAAGCGAGGCAATCACCGACCTCTCCGTCCGCGTGGCCGACCTCCGCGGTGAGAACGCCGAGAGCGCCGGCTTCCGCACCGACGGCGGTCGGTCGATGGCTCCGACGGACGACACCGAATTCCGGACCGATGGCGGCATCACTATCGACGCTGATCCGACCGACGGCGACGACGCCGACGACAGCGACGACGAGGGCGGTGTCACTATCGAACCCGCGGCGGAACCTGAAGTAGGAGCAGAAGCGGAAGCAGAATCGGTCGACGAGACGGCCACCGAAGACGCCGCCGACGACGAAGCAGGCGACGACTACGGTGGCTTCGAGTTCGGGAACTGA
- the glyS gene encoding glycine--tRNA ligase, which translates to MASQEDLIELAKRRGFFFGANGAYGGVAGFYTYGPNGAAVKDNLESAWRDRFTVRQGNMEIEAPTIMPEAVFEASGHLDGFDDMLVECPECGESHRADHLIEDNTGIEEAESLPIAEVEELIREHDLHCPSCDAPLAGEPVEDFNLMFETSIGPGSGQPGYMRPETAQGIFVEFPRLKEYARNRLPFGVTQIGPAYRNEISPRKGIIRVREFTQAELETFIDPAEDEPPLHEVEDVEVTLYPADEQEAEGGDAYTTTVGEAVAEGVIGSDWVGYYLGVAQEWYERIGVDMGRFRFRQHLPGELAHYAADCWDAESEVSGDWIEITGFAYRSDYDLSKHAEHSGESFTVFKQYDEPKTVERATVDPDMATLGPEFGGDAGAVAEALQTLAERDPDAFDADAVEVEVDGETVTVDSDVANFSVEEVTENGEHITPHVVEPSFGIDRIVYTVLEHAYREDEVDGEERTYLALDPEMAATDAAVFPLVSNDDRLLDLADDVTADLRAAGLAVEYDDSGSIGRRYRRQDEVGTPFCLTVDRDGIEGDGPNTVTVRERDTARQVRVPVAEVADEIAALLDPEDDHAFDALAAAYDELETDVETA; encoded by the coding sequence ATGGCGTCGCAGGAGGACCTCATCGAACTCGCGAAGCGCCGAGGCTTCTTCTTCGGCGCAAACGGCGCGTACGGCGGCGTCGCTGGCTTCTACACCTACGGTCCGAACGGCGCGGCCGTGAAGGACAACCTCGAGTCGGCGTGGCGCGACCGCTTCACCGTCCGCCAGGGCAACATGGAGATAGAAGCGCCGACGATTATGCCCGAGGCCGTGTTCGAGGCGTCGGGCCACCTCGACGGCTTCGACGACATGCTCGTCGAGTGCCCCGAGTGCGGCGAGTCCCACCGCGCGGACCACCTCATCGAGGACAACACCGGCATCGAGGAAGCCGAGTCGCTCCCCATCGCAGAGGTCGAGGAACTCATCCGCGAACACGACCTGCACTGTCCGTCGTGTGACGCACCGCTGGCGGGCGAACCCGTCGAGGACTTCAACCTCATGTTCGAGACGAGCATCGGTCCCGGCAGCGGTCAGCCCGGCTACATGCGCCCGGAGACGGCGCAGGGCATCTTCGTCGAGTTCCCACGCCTGAAGGAGTACGCCCGCAATCGCCTCCCGTTCGGCGTCACCCAGATCGGTCCCGCCTACCGCAACGAGATCAGTCCGCGGAAGGGCATCATCCGCGTCCGGGAGTTCACGCAGGCGGAACTGGAGACGTTCATCGACCCCGCAGAGGACGAACCGCCGCTCCACGAGGTCGAGGACGTGGAGGTCACGCTCTACCCGGCCGACGAACAGGAAGCCGAGGGCGGTGACGCGTACACCACGACCGTCGGCGAAGCGGTCGCGGAGGGCGTCATCGGCTCTGACTGGGTCGGCTACTACCTCGGCGTCGCCCAAGAGTGGTACGAGCGCATCGGCGTCGATATGGGTCGGTTCCGCTTCCGCCAACACCTCCCCGGCGAACTCGCGCACTACGCGGCCGACTGCTGGGACGCGGAATCGGAGGTCAGCGGCGACTGGATCGAGATCACCGGCTTCGCGTACCGCTCGGACTACGACCTGAGCAAGCACGCTGAACACTCCGGCGAGTCGTTCACCGTGTTCAAGCAGTACGACGAACCGAAGACGGTCGAGCGAGCGACGGTCGACCCCGATATGGCGACGCTCGGCCCCGAGTTCGGCGGCGACGCCGGCGCGGTCGCGGAGGCGTTGCAGACGCTCGCAGAGCGTGACCCCGACGCCTTCGACGCCGACGCGGTCGAGGTCGAGGTGGACGGCGAGACGGTCACCGTCGACAGCGACGTGGCGAACTTCTCCGTCGAAGAGGTGACCGAGAACGGCGAGCACATCACGCCGCACGTCGTCGAACCGTCGTTCGGTATCGACCGGATCGTCTACACCGTCCTCGAACACGCCTACCGCGAGGACGAGGTCGACGGCGAGGAGCGCACCTACCTCGCCTTGGATCCCGAGATGGCCGCGACCGACGCGGCGGTGTTCCCGCTCGTCTCCAACGACGACCGCCTGCTGGATCTGGCCGACGACGTGACCGCCGACCTGCGTGCGGCCGGCCTCGCCGTCGAGTACGACGACTCCGGGTCCATCGGTCGCCGCTACCGCCGACAGGACGAGGTCGGCACGCCGTTCTGCCTCACCGTCGACCGCGACGGTATCGAGGGCGACGGCCCCAACACCGTCACCGTCCGCGAACGCGACACCGCCCGACAGGTCCGGGTTCCGGTCGCCGAGGTGGCCGACGAGATTGCCGCCCTCCTCGACCCCGAGGACGACCACGCGTTCGACGCGCTAGCGGCAGCGTACGACGAACTCGAAACCGACGTGGAGACCGCGTAA